TGGTTTTCTGCTTGCGTGCTCTCCACGGTCGGCCTATACTACTCGGCTTGTGTCCAGTCCGTCAACGCCTCTCCGCTCCCGCGCCTGGGTCGAGGTAGACCTCGCCGCGCTCCGCCGCAACCTGCGCCGCGTCCTGGACGCTGTGGGCCCGGGGGTGGCGGTGGTCCCCATGATCAAGGCCGACGCCTACGGGCTGGGGATGCGGCCGGTGGCCGAGGCGCTGGAGCGGGAGACGGCGCCCGGCGGGCCGTGGGCCTTCGGAGTGGCGGCCGTCGCCGAGGGCGAGGCGCTCCGCGAGGCGGGGTGGCGCGGGCGGGTGCTGCTGTCCGCGCCTGCGCCACCGGACGAGCTGCCGCGCGCCGCGCGGGCCGGATTGTCTCCCAGCATCTCCAGCCTGGAGGCGCTGCGGCGCTGGGCGGACGAGGCGGCGGAGGCCGGGCGGCGGCTCCCCTTCCACCTGGAGGTGGACACGGGGATGGGACGCGCCGGTCTCCCCTGGACGGAGGCCGCGGAGTGGGGCCCGGTGGTGGCGGAGATCGCCGGGGACCGGCTCTCCTGGGAGGGCTGCTTCACCCACTTCCACTCGGCCGACGAGCCGGACCTGTCCGCCACCGACCGGCAGTGGGAGCGGTTCCGCCATGCGCTCTCCCTCCTCCCCCCGGCGGAGGGGGATGCCCCCCGTGTGGTCCACACCTCCAACAGCGCCGCCTCGCTGCGCCGGGCCGGCTACGGGTGCGACCTCGTGCGCCCCGGGATCTTCCTGTTCGGGGGAGAGGCCGGCGCGGAGGTGCGCCCGGAGGCCGTGGCCTCGCTGCGCGCGCGGATCGCGCTGGTCCGCCGGGTGCCGGCGGGCACCACGGTGGGCTACGGAGCCACCTACACGGCCGCGGAGCCGGAGGTGTGGGGGACCGCGGCGATCGGCTACGGCGACGGGCTGCGCCGCGCGCTCGGCCCCGCCGGGGGGGAGGCGATCGTGCGCGGAGCACGCGTCCCGATCGTCGGAAGGATCTCCATGGACGTGACGGTGTTAAACCTGTCCCGCGTCCCCGGCGTCCAGCCCGGGGACGTGGCGACCTTCATCGGGCGGGACGGCGGCGAGGAGATCCGGGTGGACGAGGTGGCGGAGCGCTGCGGCACCATCTCGTACGAGATCCTCACCGGCCTCACTCCCCGCCTCCCGCGGGTTTACCCGGGGGCGGAGATCCCGTGAGCCGCGCCCCCGCACGTCCCGCGGAGCCCCGGCGCGGTGGACCCACGCGGTCCGCCGCGCGATACCATTCAGAGCGGAAGAATTGATGCGACGTCGTTTCAGTCTCGGGAGGGCGCTGGCCTCGGCCGTGCTCCTGACCCTTCCGGCGGTCGCCTGCACGGACGACCCGCCCACGGCCGGCGGGGTGGACCTGTTCCCGGGCGGCACCCTCCCCGCCACCTTCCAGGTGGTCCTCCCCGCGGACAGCGTCACGCGGCTGCTCGGCACCTTCAGCGGGTACACCGGGCCCGAGGACGCGGGCTTCCTCGTGGTCGCCAACGAGTTCGACGGGAGGTTGAACTCCAACGCGCTGATCCGCCTCGCGGGCTTCCCCACCTCGGTCACGTTCACCCAGGGCGGCACGTCGAAGACGGACAGCGTGTTCACCTTCGGGCGGGGGACGCTGGTCGCCCGGCTGGACTCGCTGGCGTCCACCTCGGCGGGGCCCATCGACCTGCAGCTCTTCGAGGTGGGCCAGCCCTGGGACCCGGCGACTGTGTCCTGGCAGTTCGCAGTGGACACCGTCGGCGGCCGGGTGCCGTGGACGCGGCCGGGGGGCTCGCGCGGCGCGCTCCTTTCCACCGTGCGGCTCCCCGCGGGGGCAGGGGTGCAGGGAGACTCCGTGCTCTTCGCGCTCGACTCGCTCACGGTGAAGCGCATCTCCGCCCCGGACTTCCCCGGCTTCCTGCTCACCGCGGCGGGGGCGCAGGGCCGGGTGCAGCTGGGCGCCTCCGGGATCCAGCTCCGGACCGGGGTGCACCCGCAGAGCGCCTCGCCGGACACGCTGGTGCCCGTGACGGTGTCGTCGGGGGCGCTCGCCTTCATCTTCGACCCGGACCAGCCGTCGGCTCAGGGGGTCTGGGAGGTGGGGGGGATCCGCTCGGCGCGCACCCTGTTCCGGCTGCAGCTCCCGAGGACGCTCCCGGTCTGCCGCGGCGGCGCCTGCACGCAGGTCCCGCTCCGCCAGCTGACGCTGAACGAGGTGTCGCTCCTGCTGGACCCGGTCCCGGTTCCGAACGGGTTCCGCCCGGTGGGCCCGGTTCCGATCGCCGTGCGGCGCGTCACCGAGCCCGAGCTCGGCCGCCGCGCTCCGCTGGGGGCGGTCGTCAACCAGCCGGTCGGCCTCACCGCCGCCCGCACGCTGGTCTTCGGCGGCTCCCAGTTCATGCCCGGCGACAGCCTGCACGTGGTGCCGATCACCTCGTTCGCCGCGGACCTGGCGGCCTCCGACAGCACCGGCGCGTCGCTCGCGCTGCTCAGCGACCCCGGGACGCTCTTCGGGGTGCCGGGGGCGCTGAGCTTCGGGCCCGCATGGTTCGCCGCCACCCCGCGCCTCCGCATCGTGTACACGGCCCCCGAGAGGCTGGTCCTGCCATGACGAAGCCGCAGAAGCACCGTTTCCGCGCCGCCGCGGCGCTCGTCGCGGTGGGCGCGGCGCTGCTGGGGGCGAGCGCCCCCGCCGCCGCGCAGTCGCTCTTCGCCAGCCGTGGGCTGGGATACGTCAACCCGCCGGTGGACGGCCGCGCGCTGGCGCTCGGCGGGGTGGCCCTGGGGCTCCCCGGCGGGGGGCTCTCGCTGGTGAACCCGGCGGCGATCGCCGCCTACCCGGCCCCGGCGATCTCCTTCGCCTTCCAGCCGGACTTCTACGACAGCACCCTCCCGGGAGACGCCGCCGAGGGGAGCACCGCGCGATTCCCGCTGCTCCACGCGGTCTTCCCGTTCCGGACCCGGTGGACCTTCTCCGCCGCCTTCGGCTCGTACCTGGACCAGAACTGGGCGGTGGAGCGGACGGACACGCTCCGCCTCCCGGGGCGCAGCGTGGGCTTCACCGACCGGTTCGCCTCGCGGGGCGGGGTGACCCGACTGCGCCTGGGGACGGCGTACTCCGTGACGGAGCGCCTCTCCGTGGGCGTGGCCGGCGACCTGTACAGCGGCGGGGCGCGGGACACGCTCAGCCGGCGCTTCGAGCGCCCCGACACCGTGGTTCCCGGCCGGGTGGACCTGCTCCCGGCCGCCTTCGCCGGGGAGTGGTCGTACCGGGGTGTGGGCGGCTCCGTGGGCGTCCGCTGGGTGGCGAGCGACGCCCTGAACCTGGGCGCCGCGGTCACGATGGGCGGCACGCTGGAGGCCCGTCCCGCCCAGGACTCCGCGGGCGTGCCCGCCGGGAAGGAGTACGCCCTCCCCCTCACCTTCGACGTGGGCGCGAGCGGCCGGGTGGCGCCGCGCGCCGTCGTGGCCCTGGGCGCGCAGTGGGCGGGGTGGTCCGCCGCCGACGCGGACCTGGCCGAGG
The Longimicrobiaceae bacterium DNA segment above includes these coding regions:
- the alr gene encoding alanine racemase; translated protein: MSSPSTPLRSRAWVEVDLAALRRNLRRVLDAVGPGVAVVPMIKADAYGLGMRPVAEALERETAPGGPWAFGVAAVAEGEALREAGWRGRVLLSAPAPPDELPRAARAGLSPSISSLEALRRWADEAAEAGRRLPFHLEVDTGMGRAGLPWTEAAEWGPVVAEIAGDRLSWEGCFTHFHSADEPDLSATDRQWERFRHALSLLPPAEGDAPRVVHTSNSAASLRRAGYGCDLVRPGIFLFGGEAGAEVRPEAVASLRARIALVRRVPAGTTVGYGATYTAAEPEVWGTAAIGYGDGLRRALGPAGGEAIVRGARVPIVGRISMDVTVLNLSRVPGVQPGDVATFIGRDGGEEIRVDEVAERCGTISYEILTGLTPRLPRVYPGAEIP